A genomic region of Caldicellulosiruptor acetigenus contains the following coding sequences:
- a CDS encoding vWA domain-containing protein gives MKRRFLAWFSIVLIIMTVIGGLAYFSPKAKAGDTSSVSISLSGGLVKSKSYIGNDIEVKLKLTPTGSINVSRSPVSVVLVIDSSGSMDNNGKMTAAKNAAKNLIDSFKNSAKSGDKLGIVDFDSYVNDGSSYYLKQNYYYYFRTTSSTSTNTLVDLTNSNAVNNTKSLIDSMVAQGGTNMEAALNKAKTLLDSSPSGNDKYVVFITDGMPTYYLNGTRNGYPVVDGPGSAPNNTTKSKTLSAVQSLSQSGAKLFVVGVDTTGADVDKTFIELMASTANGKSYYISTANALNTILQDIFKIINLAVTYDNLTVEYPIPSGLTVTSMPAGWRIENGKLIGTFNPVTFENGGGTPAAQEISFKITSNTEGIYNLGKATLTFRKYDTVNGESTGSLEVNLGQVEFVRQPGISATFQVIGSGNIFVPNTPYDAKLTISAYGKSLDITTVINNFALSINNPYVTLQKVTTTNPSFNYAVDSGPTPTSLTIDYKVTFLREGTISFTPVLSYNINSTANSMNLTPLNFFVIDAANMIKSFSITKKIISDNSSANLSLKVDDMGLFDYDSAAKIKIYVEMSPTDTLNTNVTFPLQLVVDTSTRVSNGLRVLSKPVTFKLKPNLTATKVNFNISRIDIISSGVTYTTAFEKKINDVVVKKVTLR, from the coding sequence ATGAAAAGGAGATTTTTAGCGTGGTTCAGTATTGTGCTGATTATAATGACAGTAATAGGAGGATTAGCTTACTTTTCGCCAAAGGCAAAAGCTGGAGATACATCTTCGGTAAGTATCAGTTTAAGTGGAGGACTTGTAAAAAGTAAGAGTTATATTGGAAATGACATTGAAGTAAAGCTCAAACTTACCCCCACAGGGTCAATTAATGTTTCAAGGTCACCTGTTTCTGTTGTGCTTGTTATTGACTCTTCTGGTTCTATGGACAATAATGGAAAGATGACTGCTGCAAAGAATGCTGCGAAAAATCTTATTGACAGTTTCAAAAACTCAGCAAAAAGTGGAGATAAGCTTGGTATAGTAGATTTCGATTCATACGTAAATGATGGTTCGAGTTATTACCTAAAGCAAAATTATTATTATTATTTTAGAACAACATCGTCTACCTCAACGAATACTCTTGTGGATTTAACGAATTCAAATGCTGTCAACAATACAAAATCATTAATTGATAGTATGGTAGCTCAAGGCGGAACAAATATGGAAGCTGCTTTGAACAAAGCAAAGACTCTGCTTGATTCTTCTCCTTCTGGCAATGACAAATATGTAGTATTTATTACTGACGGTATGCCCACATATTACTTAAATGGAACCAGAAATGGATATCCTGTAGTAGATGGACCTGGCTCAGCGCCAAATAACACTACAAAGTCAAAAACTCTTTCAGCTGTGCAGTCACTTTCGCAAAGTGGAGCAAAGCTTTTTGTTGTTGGTGTTGATACAACTGGTGCTGATGTAGATAAAACTTTTATTGAGTTGATGGCAAGCACTGCAAATGGTAAATCATATTATATTTCAACCGCAAACGCTTTAAATACCATTTTGCAGGATATATTTAAGATAATCAACTTAGCAGTAACATATGACAATCTTACAGTTGAATACCCTATTCCGTCAGGACTTACAGTTACTTCTATGCCAGCAGGGTGGAGAATAGAAAATGGCAAATTGATAGGTACATTTAATCCTGTTACCTTTGAGAACGGTGGCGGAACTCCAGCTGCTCAAGAGATTTCGTTTAAGATAACTTCGAACACAGAAGGAATATATAATCTTGGAAAGGCTACTTTAACATTTAGAAAGTATGACACAGTAAATGGTGAAAGCACAGGTAGCTTGGAAGTCAACCTTGGTCAGGTGGAATTTGTAAGGCAGCCTGGAATTAGTGCTACATTTCAGGTAATAGGCAGCGGAAACATATTTGTACCCAACACTCCTTATGATGCTAAGCTTACAATAAGTGCATATGGTAAGTCGCTTGATATTACTACTGTTATTAACAATTTTGCACTTTCGATTAATAATCCTTACGTTACACTGCAAAAGGTTACCACAACAAATCCATCGTTCAATTATGCAGTTGATTCAGGTCCAACACCGACAAGTTTGACTATTGATTACAAGGTCACATTCTTGCGTGAAGGTACGATATCATTTACACCTGTGTTATCGTATAACATAAATAGCACTGCAAATTCAATGAATTTAACACCACTTAATTTCTTTGTTATTGATGCAGCTAATATGATTAAAAGCTTTTCTATCACCAAAAAGATAATTTCGGATAATTCAAGTGCTAATTTGTCGCTTAAAGTTGATGATATGGGCCTTTTCGATTATGATTCTGCTGCAAAAATAAAGATTTATGTTGAAATGAGTCCAACTGATACATTAAATACAAATGTAACATTTCCACTGCAACTTGTTGTTGATACCTCAACAAGAGTATCAAATGGTTTGAGGGTTTTGTCAAAACCTGTAACATTCAAATTAAAGCCTAATTTGACGGCAACAAAAGTTAACTTTAATATCTCCCGCATCGACATTATAAGTAGTGGTGTAACATATACAACTGCATTTGAAAAGAAAATTAACGATGTTGTTGTTAAAAAAGTTACATTAAGATAA
- a CDS encoding pilus assembly PilX N-terminal domain-containing protein, whose protein sequence is MRIKSKHKGSTLVLTIIFIAVMFVMSVALIEAAMSSLKISKGYYAKNRAYYDAESVFERVVYYLDMVADRARKMADNYVFMESGVLNTQNPDVADILRDYQERENQYYVQYMNGLISKTDYDSAVAAINQDYQKKVKEKFLEKFKEYMNNFFTASGSSNERPAIEFTVSGVTYTVDNWKGASNDLYSFMKMVDFNNPDVDVEIKFDPAVDMNLHMSTLDIENPIDVKMEVIVNLLKEKTKRILRVDFNIFPYKSSALNFTTRIIKRSFNHILDYTLFAGRNLIVINDSNLFSIKGGKVYVRGTANDVRYSNPSEYFGGILAGITQTQLDNLASSSRVNPIDSAVKSRIESIIGSSGIKSGNIKIESAPVFVGYTDINPNAPSTPVGLRDKYALYGGFIKTCAPNSQVAVTDEVYCHSIVTENTAGSSAITINKNAYIMDNVSMYAQNSNIEISGSLIGLGTGDTPYNYNSSSSIVINEDTAKLTIGRNIVLMGVAYVDEIHRTDETGKEKLFRMPESSSLIPNFTIYQYFNLPLADLTDLLNTLGLNGSIGAFTTADLFAPDYFKPFKVKVSPTDEVDVNLYDMDVPTVSGFTISPEERAINFVLHYLTAHVKDPDDFDTPYNMGASNITVGGGSINFNPSNPHDTSYFHYFLNANGKLYLARKILNILNEGVINSTIGPAGSGEFINLGATISSSDFLRQAVVDNVIDPTVEQFFKELNLVDKGLLDTTRDKFDLTDFVDFDQLLSDRLVINDDKNLIVISKNDVEEIDFGLPSWNGVPLGDIENVLIVSKGSIVLKNSSTTEKNLKGNIIAGGDIVIAGNGNLKIEYSRGVSSQLMYYFNYANFSSISDRLGQLYNFFIKGIDTNDIIEIPFVTTFYETTVKTNIKIKSKRQVVSD, encoded by the coding sequence ATGAGAATTAAAAGTAAGCATAAAGGTTCGACTTTGGTTTTAACCATAATTTTCATAGCAGTAATGTTTGTGATGTCAGTTGCACTGATTGAAGCTGCAATGTCGTCACTAAAAATTAGCAAGGGGTACTATGCAAAAAACAGGGCATATTACGACGCTGAGAGTGTTTTTGAAAGAGTAGTGTACTATCTTGACATGGTTGCAGACAGGGCAAGAAAAATGGCTGATAACTATGTTTTTATGGAAAGTGGTGTTCTCAATACTCAAAATCCTGATGTTGCAGATATATTGAGAGACTATCAGGAAAGGGAAAATCAATATTATGTTCAGTATATGAATGGACTGATATCAAAAACTGACTATGACAGTGCAGTTGCTGCAATCAATCAGGATTATCAAAAAAAGGTCAAAGAAAAGTTCTTGGAAAAGTTCAAAGAATACATGAACAATTTCTTTACAGCTTCGGGTTCTTCAAACGAAAGACCAGCAATTGAGTTTACTGTATCAGGTGTAACTTATACTGTTGACAATTGGAAAGGTGCTTCTAATGACCTATATTCTTTCATGAAGATGGTTGATTTTAACAATCCTGACGTCGACGTTGAAATAAAATTTGATCCAGCTGTTGATATGAACTTGCATATGTCAACCCTTGACATAGAAAATCCAATTGATGTGAAAATGGAGGTTATTGTTAATCTTTTAAAAGAAAAGACCAAAAGAATTTTGAGAGTAGATTTTAACATCTTTCCTTACAAAAGTAGTGCTTTAAATTTTACAACAAGGATTATAAAAAGGAGTTTTAATCACATACTTGACTATACTCTTTTTGCTGGAAGAAATCTCATTGTAATTAATGATTCGAATTTATTTAGTATAAAAGGTGGCAAGGTATATGTAAGAGGGACAGCAAACGATGTAAGATATTCAAACCCTTCTGAGTACTTTGGCGGAATTTTGGCTGGTATTACACAGACACAGCTTGATAACTTGGCGTCAAGTTCAAGGGTAAATCCAATTGATTCTGCAGTTAAAAGTAGGATAGAGAGTATTATAGGAAGTTCAGGTATTAAAAGTGGTAATATAAAAATTGAGAGTGCTCCTGTTTTTGTGGGTTATACTGATATTAATCCTAATGCTCCTTCAACTCCAGTTGGGTTGAGAGATAAGTATGCACTTTATGGTGGATTTATAAAAACATGTGCGCCAAATTCTCAGGTTGCAGTCACAGATGAGGTATATTGCCATAGCATTGTTACAGAAAATACTGCTGGCAGTTCAGCGATAACTATAAACAAAAATGCATATATAATGGACAACGTATCAATGTACGCACAAAACAGCAATATCGAGATCTCAGGTTCGCTGATAGGACTTGGTACAGGTGACACTCCATACAATTATAACAGCAGTTCTTCCATAGTTATTAATGAAGATACAGCAAAATTGACCATAGGAAGAAATATTGTACTTATGGGTGTTGCATATGTAGATGAAATTCACAGAACTGATGAAACTGGTAAAGAAAAACTTTTCAGAATGCCTGAAAGTTCCTCTTTAATACCAAATTTTACTATTTATCAGTATTTTAATCTTCCTCTGGCTGACCTGACCGACCTTCTTAATACGCTTGGTTTGAATGGAAGTATTGGTGCTTTTACAACTGCTGATTTGTTTGCACCGGATTATTTTAAGCCATTTAAAGTTAAGGTAAGTCCAACTGATGAAGTGGATGTAAATCTTTATGATATGGATGTTCCAACGGTTAGTGGTTTTACTATTTCGCCTGAAGAAAGAGCAATTAACTTTGTTCTGCATTACCTTACAGCACATGTAAAGGACCCCGATGATTTTGATACGCCATATAATATGGGAGCATCAAATATAACTGTTGGTGGTGGAAGCATAAACTTTAATCCGTCCAATCCCCATGATACAAGTTATTTTCATTATTTTTTAAATGCAAACGGGAAACTTTATTTAGCAAGGAAAATACTTAACATTTTAAACGAGGGTGTTATTAACTCAACCATTGGGCCAGCAGGATCTGGTGAATTTATAAACTTGGGAGCTACCATTTCGTCTTCAGACTTCTTAAGACAGGCAGTTGTTGATAACGTGATAGACCCAACTGTGGAGCAGTTTTTCAAAGAACTCAACCTTGTGGACAAGGGATTGTTAGATACAACCAGAGACAAATTTGATCTGACTGATTTTGTTGATTTTGACCAGCTTTTATCTGACAGACTTGTAATTAATGATGATAAGAATCTTATAGTGATTAGCAAAAATGATGTAGAAGAAATTGACTTTGGTCTGCCCAGCTGGAACGGGGTTCCGCTTGGAGATATAGAAAATGTTTTGATTGTTTCAAAAGGAAGCATTGTTCTGAAAAACAGCAGTACAACAGAAAAAAATCTGAAAGGCAATATAATAGCAGGGGGGGATATAGTAATAGCTGGGAATGGTAATCTGAAAATTGAATATAGTCGAGGGGTTTCAAGTCAGCTTATGTATTACTTTAATTATGCAAACTTTAGCAGCATCTCAGACAGGTTAGGACAGCTTTATAATTTCTTCATAAAAGGGATTGATACAAACGACATTATAGAAATACCGTTTGTTACCACATTTTATGAGACTACAGTCAAAACAAATATTAAAATTAAAAGTAAAAGACAGGTTGTTAGTGATTGA